The sequence aCCTATATTTTATACATGTAGTAAATTATTTAATTGATCTGGAGTAACATCTATTCTCCATTTTGCCAGCTCTTATAGGATTGCTTCCTATGATCTAAATCACCAGATAGACATCCAAGGATATAAGGCATTGGGCCACAGCAGCATGGTGTTTGTCATGAACTTTTAGCATGTCTTTTATTTATATGCCTGAAACGGTGTGTATTTTAagacactgtgtatgtatgtatattcatATTTGTTCTTAAAGTGTAAATAAATGTTGTAAATTAATAGTGCAGATCATAATAGGAAACTTTGTAACATACTTTAAACATAATGtatgctcctgtgtcctcctttccCCTGCCTTTTGAAGCAGGTTGTATTAAtgtgctttctgtcctgtatctactGTCAACTGAGAtaaaggtacaggcggtcccctactcgacttacatacgacccctagttacaaacggacttctggatattggtaatttattgtactttagccccaggctacaatgatcagctgtaacagttatcacaggagtctgtaatgaatctttagtgttaatcctgattcttatgacaacccaacatttttaaaatccaattgtaacagagaccaaaaaagttctggctgggattacaatgataaaatatacagttccgacttacatacaaattcaacttaagaacaaacctacagaccctatcttgtatgtaaccaactGCCtgtacctgataaagtgtctcttGACATAAGACTAtcctgggagtgtctgtaaagagttatctgctcagagagctgaatcatcaaagtgctctaggtatggaaagagttaatcattagtttTCTTATCTGCTTGAGGTGGACTGAGCCCTCAATGCtgtcagatacactgctcactgcaggagaaagaagaccacaatatattacaaagtttactattatctatttgtttcttaaataaaaatgattCTTCAAAGGCTTATTTACACTTAAAAGGGAATCTACTATCAACCAATTTACTTTGGAGGAACACTCAAGCTTGTTCTTGTATTCCATAAGAAAAGGAATAAATTATCATGTGTAAATTATCGTGGTCTGAGCCATTTATAACATTTAAAGTCACATGTTAAATACATAGGATTGTAATATCATGAATCTGTTACCCACCCACCTGACCACTCCCCAGTTATCTTATatgtatggaatatgatggtgctgtataaataaagatctattattattattaagtgattatagtgcagtgacttaggctgcattcacactgccgtatgggggacgtatatacggcctataaATGTCCCCCGTAGATGGCAATGTGCGCACGGTGCAGCACGAGTGCtctgtaccccgtgaaaagataggacttgtcctatcttttctcggcataaGACGCCGTGcaccatgttcctctatggagaggggcgggggtgagcagtgcggtgtgaatgtagccttaggaagAACACCTTTGTATGTATTGTAGTACTGttgagtgtccagcaggtggcatcTCTGTCATGAGCTCGGGGGCTTGCAGAATGAATCGGGCAGGCTCTTTGCATGGTTCACCAGTTCATATGAATCCCTGATATCTGTGAGACCCAACCAGAAAAATATCCATTGCTTGTTTGAGAAGCTGCCGTCACTGTTCTTAAAATACCTGTTAATGACATAAAGATATGTCTAAGTAATAGGAGGGATATGGACTTATGGGCAAATACTAAATTATGGCCTTTACATTCCTGTAAATCTGGTTATCTATATAGACTAGATCATGGTGTAAAGGTGACCTTTCCTGGAAGGTAAATAACAAGCTGTATGTAGATAGTAAGCCAGCAAGGACTGTTAGGAGgtttcagctctggagtataacaaacTGCGGATCAGTATAAGTTTAGTAGTTGCTATTTAGTAGAATTGGACTAGATTGGTTAACTCTTGAGTACCCAAGGGCATTAATAAACCTCGAGCTCCTATCATCTTGTTGTCAGTTTACCAGTTGTCCTTCCACGTCAGGTAGGTACTAACCACAAAGTGGTTCTCAATAAAACCTGCCATGCTGGAGATTGGTCGTTCCATCATTAAAATCAAGGATGTTAATTCAGGGACATTGACTCATAGACCCACGctctgtgactggtaatctttttatttttgttatccatggcttctttttcttttaaaattatgctaatgtaccagaagggctcctgggcaTTTTACTAGAGCCCCACCTTGCTgtagcttaacaggctgttaTAGTTTGCACTTTCCTCAACCAGTGTGTGCagacacctcatctgctgcagtgagattacaccaTACatagggaggggaaagtgctgagggagcagggtgtgaccgtgtaacagcctgtgaatcttcagcgCAGGaaatctggtaacacccctaggagCCCTGGTTCATTagaacattttaaaagttgattttacaagataggcagccatggataacaaagatctATGAATAAGTTTTATCATGCTCGATTTTTATGGTTgatatcctttaaccccttaggaaGGATGCCGTGATAGTACGCGCGTCAAGTGCGGgtaaatggagagggctcacgggctgagccctctccatagccggtaagtctttgctgcacaatgcaccaaagacttaccggtaacaccagcgatcagtgctagcaaagctgccggcggcttcaaaaagatggcggtgcccatgcgcttGGTGacaatcgtcactccccgtgacatcattggggagcggcgattggTCCCCGTGAGAGCCATCTAGAACTATCTTCCTCCCTTTCGCTCTCACTTTGTGACTTCCCTGACCAAAGTCTCTAATGGCCTACCGTCTGCCAAGGCAAAACAccactactctgtcctcctccttcttgaTCTGCctttgacactttagaccatttTCTCCTGCTGCAGGCACTATGTTCTCTTGGCATCACTGACCGtgccctctcctggatctcctcatacctctccgaTCGGACTTTCAGTATCTATTACTCTTATACCTCTTCACCTCGCCCCCCTCTCTGTTGGCGTCCCTCAAGGTTCTGTCCTGCGACCCCTACTCTTTtctatctacacctctggcctaagaCATCTGATTAAGTCCCATGGATTTCAATGCCATTCTTATGCAGATGACAAACAGAGCTCTATGTATGGTCGAGATATCTCATTTCTTCTAGCTAGAATTCCAGAGTGTCTATAAGCCATATTCTCCTTTTTTTCTTCCCATTTACTCAAACTTAACAAAGTGGAACTTGTAATCTTTCCCCTACCTAACACgtccctcccaccagacctaaccgtcacaattcatggctccacactaCCGCAACATTCCTCTCTATGGTCTCCAAGATAACTCTCTAACGCCCCTCCTATGTATCCTTAATTGCGCTGCccagctaatccatctgtctcacTTGTccactgcctctcctctctgcctctgTCTCTACACTACCCATTGCGCAgagaattcaatttaaaatactaactgtgacataagaagagtgaagaaatcaggcgatacctttttgaggctaactgagtatatttgatggtgagctttcgagaatactagttctcattgtcagacatgatgttatacatgaaacagaaaattcacagcattttatacacactaaacagtgatcatcaaaggatattaaaaaaacctctaaaacaacagattgataaaaacagggacatcttatttacaacaggatggcaataaaaacattaaaaacctatgaggcgagacacatgagccctggctcttatctgcttgtggcctccaggtcagaggtaggaggtcatgaagctggcatgaatgttaagaccactttgcaaggtgttgaatctcctcattaatttatactcccattctttcctttccctctgtgtcttaaaatgtcccattaaaacagtaatctgcaaatcctccatagtgtggtcctctctggagaaatgtgcagccactgggagatctttcctttcatttttaatatcagctctgtgtgagttcatacgttgatggagtctctgacctgtttctccaacataaaggcctgtggttggacactgctgacacataataaggtagaccacattagaggacctgcaggaaaaagtccccttgatctgatgtacctgctgtgattggggtacaggtacctggtcacctgtgcggatgtgctggaatgttttacacctgctttgcaggcaggtgaGGTACtattttctgatgggggtctcagggcactctggacaaccagttgtttcaggtttggtggttgccggaaggacaggagaggagggactggaaatatttctcttaatcttgtgtctttatgcagaatTTTTCCTAACTGTGACatacaaagccatccacaacctgtcccctccatatatctttgAGCTAATCAGTCAAGCATGCGTAATCTCCGTTCCTCACAAAACCTTCAAGCTGTATCCgggacttctcccgtgcatctcccatactttGGAACTCTCAACCAAAACGTGttagactgtcccccactttcccaTGTAGCCTGAAAACTCATTGATTGCCTATAATACACAAAAACTACACTGCTCTGCgctctcacctcatgtctccatcttccctcccatatagattgtgaacccccacgggcagggtcctccttccacttgtctcctcctctctgtagtACTGTATTTGTATTGCCTTAGGTCTCGTCTTTATGTAATATATGTGAATCCCTtgttgattgtacagcaccatggaaataATGGTGTTCTATACATAAATAATACTCTCCTAggattttttctaaaaatttaatATTCAGCCACATTGGTGTGACTTACATGTTAAATAATGAGATTCTGAGGTTTGCAGGCATTCATCTACATAATGGTGATTGTCTACACAGGACTGTAAGCTCTGATTGTCATACCAAAGCACTGAGTATTGATCGGTAGATTCTGAACCAGCGCCACACGTGTCCATTGGTATTATCTTGTATTACAGATCAACTCTATCATTGTAGTGAAGCATAATACACACACAACCCATGGAcaagaactatatatatatatatatgtgtgtgtgtgtgtatatacatatatatatatatattttttttttctctgtatatCCTATTTAAAGTGCAGATACATGACTGTTACCATGTACAGTATTAATAatacttattttttttctccttggtCTCAACTTACCAAGAGTTAATCGGATTAGTGGCACGTGATCTCCAGAACAGAGTCTGCAGGTCTTGTCGCACACATTCCCACAGCATCTGGCCTGACCCTTGCCCTTGCTTTCCAGAACTGACCACAAACTTGTCCAGGTAGGGGGTTCCTCCCAGCACCGGCTCTGTGGTTATGATGGCAGCTGCGTTATACCTGCGGGTGATTTACTGGTTTATTCATTGTGGCCACAACATCCAgtctaaaatttacatatttagcttcAGAACAAATAATCTGCTTTttcatttaaagggcacctaccaccatgattctacctttaaaggtagatcgggtggtaggtggatgtaagggacgtgaggagagctatttttagagctaatcctcacgtccccgctaacttttaatcaactttattcccctaatatgtaaatttacttatgcggctactggggcgtggagtagccgggcacgaggctacacagcgcggctactccacgccccagtagccacgttactcctcctaccctgtgtgtttggcgcacagctcctcgtagctgcgcgccctcgcccgacatgctggcgttctgcgcatgtgcagaacgcaggtccgcggctgagcagccacagctccgaggccggagctactgcgcatgcgcagaactccggcttgtcggatgctGTGCGCCCCACACACAGGGTTgaaggagtaacgtggctactggggcgtggagtagccgcgctgtgtagcctcgtgcccggctactctacgccccagtagctgcataagtaaatttacatattaggggaataaagtgtatTAAAAGTTagcagggatgtgaggattagctctaaaaagagctatcctcacgtcccttacatccacctaccacccgatctacctttataggtagaatcgtggtggtaggttccctttaatcattttCCTCACACCTCGCGTTTGTCTATTGCTCTCTCAAGAATTGCAACTTCATATTTAGTCAGAGTCGGATCAAGGTATCTGGAGGCCCCTGGGTggaaaatctggtggaggcctccTTGAATGTACCTTAGACCATGGGACACATTATTAGTCTAAATTATCATTActattctaaactttctccttCTTGTTAGACTAGCTGCTGTCCTAGATGGTGCAGTGGCAGTACTACTGACTTCTATTCCTAGTCAGAACTTTGATGGTGGGGGCCTTGGGGCATGCACCCTTAGTGCAaacccctatgatccggccctgattCTAGCTAAGAGTTTGTCTTTTGCAATTCCACACACAACCATGGGCAGGTAGGACACTGCTCTGGAAGAAAAGTTATCTATTTCATCACATTATTTTACCAACTGCTCCCATTGTAATCTTAGATATCCCTACTGCAGGATGATTTCCTACCCTTCAGATAGGTAAACAGAATGCAGACGCTTTGCCACGTTGCTGATGTAATTCTCCTTTAACTTTTTCTGGAAGGATCTGTTTACTAGGGATATAAGACGATCAGTGTCTATGTCTTGGAGGGATTCAAACCTTAACATTCGCTCTGCATTCTTAAAAAGGGTCCCAGAACCTATGAAGGACACAAGGGTTAGAAGTCAAGTCATGTACTTAGGTGCGATCtcaaaatattgaaatattgaagCTACTGAGACCAAATTCTCTGCTCTGTGCATACTCTAAGCTTTCACCATTGGTCCTATAGCTTCCctggtatgtatatgtatgtaaatatataatgTATGGATTAGTTCTGCACTATAGcttctgtagtatatatatacggtatatggattTGCTCTGCACTATAGCTTCCATTGTATGCACACTCATGGGTTGCTTCAACCTATGATGACCGATCATTCACCTTCATACCTTTGTTGCTGAAAAGCTCGCTGAGCAAAGTTCGGGCTGATGTAATGACAGCAGAAGAAGAATGAGGCAGGCGGTTTAGAAGATCCACAATGACTGTCACTTGTTGACGTTGCCTTTCACTCATCCATACAGCGTTCCTCATAAGTTCCAAGTCTGCTGGTAGATTCACGTGGGTTACTACCTGTGGGTTATAGTGCGGATTAgtagaaataatttatggtgttcTCTATTAGGTTATATACAGATAAAAAAGTCATCTTTTCTATAGGACTACATTTAAAAACTTCTGTGAGACACCTGACATTATTTCTTTTGTGTAAGTGATGATGTCAGCGGAATCTACTCAGAGATCGGGTATAATGGAAAGATCTGTATATCTTCCATGTTTTTGACCCACTTCAGTTTTTGGCTCACAAATACTGACCATTTGTTTAACAAAGAACTTATTTTTAGCTTGAAATGCGTCGCTAGGTCGCATTTCCTCTTCCTAAATGCAATGCTAGCCTTCACCCTGTTTATTGTATCCCCACATCATTTTATGGACTTTTAATTAATTTTCCCTATGGTATACCACTTTCCCATTTTCATAAAATGAAGCATAAAAAGTAACAAATAATTTGAATATGGCAGAATTTTGTTTTATGTTGTCTATATTTcggacattaataaaaaaaaaccctgtataaTCTGGTATATCCATGACAGTATTAATCCGAAAAATAAAGGGCATACTTCTAGATAATGTAGAGGCTGTCCATAGGaggtattttatattttatttgtctCAGTGGAGCAACTGACTTTTTAGGTTTTAGTCCATTCATTTATATTCTTTTGGAAAATGTATACACTAAATGATTGAACTCTTTCTAAGATTTAAATATGCCTTACATTCTCACTCAGGTCCTTCAGACCACCAGCTGTATTGAGGAAGATTATTTTAAGAGGATTCAGGACCCGTGAAATACTTGTAGTGACTTCCAAGGAGTCTAGTAGAACAGAACGACCAGAAGCTGTCTCTCCAACCGGACAGATGATGGGAATGTTACCAGAGTTGAGGCACCAGGTGAGCAATTCAATGTCCACTGCTGAAACTGTACCATAGCTAGAAGAGAAGACAACGCCTTAGTTATTCTTTTTGTGAAAATGACTTTGGGAAGTAGATGAGGATATGCCAAGCCCCTCTCCTACCGTCCAAAGAAACTGTTGGGAatcgcttaaagggaacctgtcatcttaaATTGAACTAATTAACCATTATATGGtgtgttgtgaagcagattaacacctttcagatcatgtttctttcatcttacagtgtggtggcatcatccagaaaatgaactaTGAAGTGAGATGaagattggttgtataaagtcatggaggcgcaGAGCTCAGCATTAAAGTCAAgctcagaatgaaggagatctggttagtgactGTTACCATGTCCCTACTTGTAAACTGTATGTGTAATTTATACGATCGCAACATTGTAACATTTTTTCAGAGGAATGTAATGATTGTATTACCATTGTAACTAATATCTAATATGGAATTATATGGGAAATGTGAAAACATTGCTGATGAGAAACCTAATGGAATATTAATCACTATATATTATTAGTCTTATGTGTAAACTGATTTTATGGGAGTTttgaatatatataaaataatgttagttgaaaataaagttttatgtgtAGTAGATTAGGAATATGTATAAAAGAAGGGACGGGTGTTTGAGACACTAGCAACGCCcgggaagaagccttgccggcaaaACCGTGGGTCGGGCGGATTGAAAGCTGgcgtgaatttgtgatatgcgcatttttaatgg comes from Engystomops pustulosus chromosome 6, aEngPut4.maternal, whole genome shotgun sequence and encodes:
- the NAGS gene encoding N-acetylglutamate synthase, mitochondrial yields the protein MTAVQGISMLSLRHSRFLSGGRGSVLNQRVRTRDDPNHEELKTPTKQKEVSKESGGISSNVDRSLVRRDIRAFLRDCGGTPSEARHWLAQFQEMHSTYQKAFAVVEVDENVFSCKRSLTSVAFALSFLQRMDMKPLVVMGLPSTYSARPSVPDAKSLLVHNCQTLVDAIHTNSGTALPFFNGGSVLTAREQDGCYGTVSAVDIELLTWCLNSGNIPIICPVGETASGRSVLLDSLEVTTSISRVLNPLKIIFLNTAGGLKDLSENVVTHVNLPADLELMRNAVWMSERQRQQVTVIVDLLNRLPHSSSAVITSARTLLSELFSNKGSGTLFKNAERMLRFESLQDIDTDRLISLVNRSFQKKLKENYISNVAKRLHSVYLSEGYNAAAIITTEPVLGGTPYLDKFVVSSGKQGQGSGQMLWECVRQDLQTLFWRSRATNPINSWYFKNSDGSFSNKQWIFFWLGLTDIRDSYELVNHAKSLPDSFCKPPSS